Below is a window of Apis mellifera strain DH4 linkage group LG15, Amel_HAv3.1, whole genome shotgun sequence DNA.
GTCGAGAAGCCCGTCCCTTACGAGGTTAAGGTGCCGGTGGACAGACCGTACCCGGTCCACATCGAGAAACCGGTCCCTTACCCGGTCGAGAAGCCTGTCCCGGTCCCCGTCAAGGTGCCTGTGGCGGTTCCGGTGCACCACGAGCACGGTTACAGCGGCGATTGGGCGGGTGGCCACGGTGGTTATCATTAAGTCGGGATCGGTAAAAGGTTGGGATCATTGTCGGTCGAATCGGGCGACATCGGGCAAATCGACGAACGGTTTTAGgtaaaacacacacacacacacacacacacacacacacacgcagcGGAGAAAACGAAGAAACGGAGAAAGAACGAGTGGAAAAAGGATAGTATTGGATAATGGCACGCAATGGTCGATCCGCATACATactacacacacacgcgcacacCTATTTTTCTCTTGTACCTGGATCGCGACTGGGGTGGACTTCCGGTAACGTACACGTCGTACCAGAGAACGGTCCCTCCGAGGTCGATCGTATATATCGAGTCCCGCAACACGGCGACGCGCGTCACGGATACGAAGAGGCGGATTCTCATGGATCATGCCTATCTTTAGTGATCTTCCTTCGATAAACAGCTCGCTTAtctcatctttctttttctaccgAAATAGcagaatatatgtatttttatacgaattataaatattaataacgtaataagaatattcaaccaatttttttctctctctctctctcgctctgaCCTTCCTTCGCTGTTCCCTTCGATGTCACGTCATGATAATTTTCcactttcattttcttcgagTGCTCGACTCAGAGATTATTCCTCGACGTTCCTAGTCGTTAACCATTCTATAACGATATTTATcaccgacgacgacgacgattccCCCGTTCTCGTTCACCGATTGTTGCTTGATCGACGTTCTTGAGAAATGTTCGAATGTATCGTAATTCGCCATGTCACGATCCAATGCTCGCTTTCCACGCGagtttaattcgatcgaaggAAGGGACGTAATTCCTACGTTTCACTTTTCGTTGGAAAACTTTCCGTACAATAACTCGATTATTTTGGCTATGAATACCGCTCGCGCACCGAAAAAGAATTGGTGTTCTATCGGCGGCAAATCGGATATGGTAGAGCCGCGGCGACCCAATTCTCTCGCTGCCAACACGTCCCTGCCAAATCGATGCTCTTCATCGCTCCTTACCGTCCCCGTGTCCTCGTAATTTGCACCGATATGCAGCTAGCTCGTTGCTTTTCGACCCATATCCATTTTCCACGGAATTGCGGAAAGgtcgagaaggaagaagaaatacgCGAATACTCGTTTTCCTTTACTCCGACAGAGATGTATCGATCTTCGTATATCTCGGCAGTTTTAAATTCGATACGATTATTTTTGTCTTTCCATTAACATTaagtttgcaattttttaccgcaaatttaaaatttgattccgTAAAATGTTTCGAAGCGGACGTCGAGGGGAAAGTGATTATCCGGGAGGAAGTTGGATGGAAGCGCCGGAAACTTTAGCAATCGATCGACGAACAGCCTTCAATTACCTTTGTTGCGCGTTCGTTAAGCAACTTTGGAAGATTCCTCTATATACGATTTCGATCTATGTGCAACTCCTCGCAACTCTCGATAATATGGTTGAAAACGCACCAgcgttgttttaattaataattcgatgaaTCGCGCACGCGTTCGTTAGAATCGTTTTAATTGACGTCGTTAGCTCGGAGAAGGTTTTTCGCGGCCTGAAAGCGGCCAACCGTGTCGATGGATCGCGCCTCtgacttatttattttcttcgggTTTAACTACCGGTTGTGCACTACCGGTTCGATACGCGAGAGAATacgcgatatttaaaatagataaactgATAATTAAAGTATATCGAGTGGAAAATGCGGAAtgtaaacgaattaaaaataaagtatggaaagaaacgaaaatcaaatatatcgataataataaaatgtataataggGACGAACGAAAGTTTAaacgaacaaaaatttaaataaacagtaTTAATATAACGTTTAACACGtcgagaaatagaaattaaaatttctttcctttctttttttttttcttgtggtGATAAACAATGGGTTCCGTTTCTTGCGCTTCGACCCGCTTCGACCCACTTCGACCGTGCCCAAGCATAGTCACTTGACTCACGTATCGCGTACTTCGTGCTCGTCCGTCGAACAAGTCAGCGATTCTTACGCAATCGAACCGCACGCGACTTCGACCGAGGCTGAAAGTGAGAGAGACTTCCCTTTCGTACGAAAGATCGTCATGGGAGAGAAACTTGCACCTTTGTGTCCGACCGGAACAGTCCTATTTCCCTTTCGCGACTCTTAACTGGCGTTTCTATTCGCATGATGTTACGCGCGCTTCGATTTCTATGTTCCTCTATcgtgaaacatattttttacatacgtGTCACATATCTAACTCTTTGACTTTTAACGCTTTAAAGCTTGTGAAATGTTTTCTCTTTCTAACGAGTGTCAAGAATTCACTCACacgttaattttgttaattacgAAGTTGCGTCTCAATTTGAATCTTTGCAACGCTATGGCGTAATTCGACACTTTTACGAACTTTTAATCGAAGCGAGCGTCGGTAAACAAGATGTGCGACTTTTACGATGAtcggtatatatatttttacgagtttcaaattgcaaattaattgaaattgaatttgtaaaatCTTAATCacgaatcaaaattgaaacgtaGCTTTGAAATAGCGATATAGAGAAcgattatataagaaatatcacTCTTAATCAATTGTGGGAAACTATATCGACCGTAGTTACggtagtttatttaaaatgaaagccAATCACGtcaataatgataatactTCAATTCGAGATAAACGATGCCGTGAcccaaaatttaattgaattaaattgaaatctttCTAGATGTTCTACACTTTGCTTTGTaacgaaactttaaaaaagagagagaaaaaaaaaatgtccgaTAAATCACCATTAACGCAACACACGATCACCTTAATCCTTCGATTTAGAATTATGCACGTGTCGAAAGCGaagtcaattatattaattacacggAGCGATTAAACAACATTCCTTTAATCGaagtacatttttttttttcattgagaaATGACTCGAATCGCCTCGCGTGTCTCTAGATCATTATTCAAACGATAATCCATTAAAACaggtataattaatacaagacAGCGTGTTTTACATATCATTAAAGAAACttccatttaattataacgatttcaataatgaattcTCTCGCCTTATACGTATCTCTATTCtacggaataaaataaaatttccaagaaaattgtccaagaatgaaaatagatattttacatttactcGTTAATCATAACTGgtgtctttttaaaaaaaaaatttattaacgtaTCGGCTTTCGATTGTtacgaattttcataaattttctatctctttaaaattaagaaagaaagaaaaaaaaaaacgaaacaaaattatttcaacatttcaaattatttcacgcTAAATAAGTAAATCCTTTGGAATATCTTTCACATTCATAGAGAAGAATGTAATATTCTCTCCTAATGTCTGGAACAACGCAtgcatgaaaaaaaattagcatgCAATGGGCATGAAAAAGCGGTAtcgaagaacaaaaaaaagatatcaaatcGGTCACGGGTCCGTAATCATCGCGTGCTCTGAAAATCTTAAAACAAAGCGATCACGATTaacattctttttcattccccttaaaaattcgttgctttaaattttaaagtatatcaATTTCGCTTTCATTCCTCCGATCATAGATACGATCAAGATCgttctcgatcgatttctgATCGAGAACACATTTCAAGATCATCAGCATCGAGGAGAAACAATATCGCGAAAGGTAATAAAAGATCACCTTATACTCGACTCGAGAGAACTCGTTCGTTCATTATCGAGTTCTTTATGAATTCTTGATTCGATCTAAACAGGAGTCAAGTTCCTTGAACCGATTCCTGCTGACCAAGACTCATCTGGATGAGAGTTTCACTCTCGGTAAAATACGCGAAAGCGAACGCGTCCCCTCTAGGTGAATCTATCCAACTTGGAGAGCACAGCCTCAGGCATGGTGGACGAGTATATAAAAGCTAGTAAATCTAAGATTGATTTACTTCTGTCTATTGTCTCAACCCTGCGACCCCGAGAGCAACGAGACATCGTTACATTGTTCATCAATCGTCAGAATGGATCACGTGGTACGTGGCGTTGAAAGGGAAACGAAATACTCGAAAGTTCGAAGTAATGGGGCACGATGAGATcgatttggaaaagaaaacttttcttccatttccagATAAATGCAACGATCCTTCTGCTACTTTTCACGGCAACGTCTTTTGGTTACTCCGTCGAGCAAGATTTTGATTCCGAGGAGAGTTGTCATTCTACGATCGTACGACCGCAGGGATACTCGAAGCAAGGCTATCGCATCAGGGAAGAAAGAACGGACGATTCTGTTCGAAGGAACAGAAATCGAGGATCAAGATCGACGGAGACGGTCGAGCAAATTCGTATGCGAATCTTAAATCACCTTAAACTCTTCCTTTTCGCACGTGTGAAATTTTAACGCTAATTGACACGAGATTTACAGACAATTCCTATCAAGAGGCTCTAAAAGACCAGCAGACGGAAAGCCATTCTCAAGAGGTCTCTCCCAACAGCGATCAGATCGAAATCGGAGAAACATCGATGACAGAGAAGACTTACATCCCGGAGAGCAACGAAGTAACCTTGCTTGGAGGTTACCATTCCAAGGTTCTAGATCACCACGAGGACAAATTGGTGACGGTGAAGAAAATAGCTGTACCCTATCCCGTGGAGAAAACGATACCGTATCCTATAGTGAAGAATGTGCCTTATCCCGTCAAGGTGCCGGTGCCCCAACTTTATCCGGTGGAGAAGAAGGTGCCATACCCGGTCAAAGTTTTCATCAAGGTCCCGATCAAAATACCGAAACCTGTGCCAGTGATTAAAGAGGTGCCTTATCCGGTCCAGGTGCCGGTGAATCGCCCTGTCCCCGTCAAAGTTTACGTTCCTGAACCTTATCCAGTCGAAAAGAAGATCCATTACGAAGTGAAGGTGCCGGTCCCCGAACCGTTCCCCATCGAACGAAAGATACCTGTACCGGTCAAGGTGCCTGTACGGGTTATTCAACCGTATCCTGTCGAGAAGAGGGTTCCTTATCCGGTGAAGATAGAGGTGGAGCAACCGATACCTGTACCGGTAGTTAAACCGTATCCCGTGCCTGTGCCCAAGCCGGTTCCCTATCCTGTCGATAAACCGGTACCCGTACCCGTGAAAGTTAAGGTTCCACGGCCTGTACCTGTCCCGGTTGATAAACCTGTCTTCGTCAAAGTGAAAATTCCTGTACCTGCACCCTACCCGGTCGAGAAACAGGTACCTTATCCTGTCGAGAAACCTGTACCTGTACCGGTCAGGGTACCGGTCGAGCGACCGGTACCTGTACAAGTGCCTAAACCTGTGCCCTATCCCGTAGAGAAGCCGGTCCCTTATCCCGTTAAGGTGCCAGTTCAGGTACCGGAGGAGGCGGCAGACGAGGCTGGGATCGAGAGCGATTGGAAGGAGTGAATGTGGATAGATGTTAAGGATGATTGATTAatcggaagaaaaatttttacgaagaaaagtatgaatttttgatatttcgatatttactttactatttttatcgtttcaacATTTGGAACAAAGTGCAGGGATCTGTAACTGGATCTATGAGTATAATCGTGTATCGAGAAGTACAGTACACAGAGTACACAGTGCATTTAAGCGTAATTCTTATCGTTtcctattattaatagaattcgcATTGCACGAGAGATTGTACGTGAAAATAAACGACTAAAAATAACTCTTTAATTAATCCCATTATCTAGTAGGGAAAATCAAATGTCTTCCGTCATTGAATGATAATAAAGTTTGAGTATAAAAATAGTGGAAGCGATTCTCcaacgtatatttattttcctccgTAAACACAGTGGAATCCAAATcgtcgatttcgatttttgaatCGAGCATTCGCTTTCGCTC
It encodes the following:
- the LOC102655810 gene encoding proline-rich protein 4-like, with product MDHVINATILLLLFTATSFGYSVEQDFDSEESCHSTIVRPQGYSKQGYRIREERTDDSVRRNRNRGSRSTETVEQIHNSYQEALKDQQTESHSQEVSPNSDQIEIGETSMTEKTYIPESNEVTLLGGYHSKVLDHHEDKLVTVKKIAVPYPVEKTIPYPIVKNVPYPVKVPVPQLYPVEKKVPYPVKVFIKVPIKIPKPVPVIKEVPYPVQVPVNRPVPVKVYVPEPYPVEKKIHYEVKVPVPEPFPIERKIPVPVKVPVRVIQPYPVEKRVPYPVKIEVEQPIPVPVVKPYPVPVPKPVPYPVDKPVPVPVKVKVPRPVPVPVDKPVFVKVKIPVPAPYPVEKQVPYPVEKPVPVPVRVPVERPVPVQVPKPVPYPVEKPVPYPVKVPVQVPEEAADEAGIESDWKE